In one Alphaproteobacteria bacterium genomic region, the following are encoded:
- a CDS encoding ABC transporter permease yields MTGRLLKLLRRVNGLSIYGYFFFAFIYAPILLIVVFSFNANPVNMMIWEGFTFDWYRTIFGLSNKLTESALYIESSDQLYAAVKNSLLVALITTAVSTVFGTAVAVAVARFRFRLQGFYRALMFLPMIMPDIVLGIALLIFFVSLGVKLSLLTIIIGHCTFLTSYVFVVVSARIADMDESLEEASADLGADGWTTFRRVTLPMILPGVIGGALLAFIISMDDLVITYFIAGVDSTTLPVFIYGMLRRGIKPEINAIATIMLLFSIVIASIGLYLRARKK; encoded by the coding sequence ATGACGGGACGTCTGCTGAAACTGCTGCGGCGGGTGAACGGCCTGTCGATCTACGGCTATTTCTTCTTTGCCTTCATCTATGCCCCGATCCTGTTGATCGTTGTTTTTTCGTTCAACGCCAACCCGGTCAATATGATGATCTGGGAAGGGTTCACCTTCGATTGGTACCGGACGATCTTCGGGCTTTCGAACAAGCTGACGGAATCCGCCCTCTATATCGAATCCTCGGACCAGCTCTATGCGGCGGTGAAGAACAGTCTGCTCGTGGCCTTGATCACGACGGCGGTGTCGACCGTGTTCGGAACAGCGGTCGCCGTCGCCGTGGCGCGATTCCGGTTCCGGCTGCAGGGTTTCTATCGCGCCCTGATGTTCCTACCCATGATCATGCCGGATATCGTGCTGGGCATCGCGCTGCTGATCTTCTTCGTCAGCCTGGGCGTGAAACTGTCGCTGCTGACCATCATCATCGGCCATTGCACCTTCCTGACTTCCTACGTCTTCGTCGTCGTTTCCGCGCGGATTGCGGATATGGACGAAAGCTTGGAGGAGGCATCGGCCGATCTCGGCGCCGACGGCTGGACGACCTTCCGGCGGGTGACCCTGCCGATGATCCTGCCCGGTGTGATCGGCGGGGCCCTGCTGGCCTTCATCATTTCGATGGACGATCTGGTGATCACCTATTTCATCGCCGGCGTCGACAGCACGACCTTGCCGGTTTTCATCTACGGGATGTTGCGGCGGGGCATCAAACCGGAGATCAACGCGATCGCGACGATCATGCTTCTGTTCTCCATCGTGATCGCCTCGATCGGCCTCTATTTGCGAGCCAGAAAGAAATAA
- a CDS encoding P1 family peptidase, protein MTETLKARKRARALGLPMPGTPGPLNAITDVPGVLVGSQTLSSHADPSLRRGDLPVQTGVTAILPRGFAEQPIPVWAGQHTLNGNGEMTGTHWIRDAGWFVGPILLTNSHGVGMAHHGATRWMLEHYAGPWRDNHLWAMPVVAETYDGVLNDINGLHVTDDHALAAIRSAASGPVAEGNTGGGAGMICYEFKGGTGTASRVLEIDGQRFTVAALVQANHGIRPWLTVLGVPVGVDMMADRIPDRPAELGSIVCILATDLPMTPGQLDRLARRATIGIGRGGTPGGNNSGDLFLAFSTANAGPMPQLSGAAWRQSIALSDECLDPVYMAAVESVEESVLNAVFMAQDVPLARPRGGICKAVDPEGVLDLLRRAGRL, encoded by the coding sequence ATGACGGAAACGCTCAAGGCGCGGAAACGGGCCCGCGCGCTCGGCCTGCCCATGCCCGGAACGCCCGGCCCCCTGAACGCGATCACCGATGTGCCCGGTGTGTTGGTCGGCAGCCAAACCCTGTCGTCCCACGCCGACCCGTCTCTGCGCAGGGGCGACCTGCCGGTGCAGACCGGGGTTACGGCAATCCTGCCGCGCGGCTTTGCCGAGCAGCCGATTCCTGTCTGGGCAGGGCAGCATACGCTGAACGGCAACGGCGAGATGACTGGAACGCACTGGATTCGCGATGCGGGATGGTTCGTCGGGCCGATCCTGCTGACCAACAGCCATGGTGTCGGCATGGCCCATCACGGCGCGACGCGCTGGATGCTGGAACACTATGCCGGCCCATGGCGCGACAACCACCTTTGGGCCATGCCGGTGGTGGCGGAAACCTATGACGGCGTCCTGAACGACATCAACGGGCTGCATGTTACCGACGATCATGCGCTGGCGGCGATCCGGTCGGCGGCATCCGGACCGGTGGCAGAGGGCAATACCGGCGGCGGTGCCGGGATGATCTGCTATGAATTCAAGGGCGGGACCGGAACGGCGTCGCGGGTCTTGGAAATCGACGGACAGCGCTTCACGGTTGCGGCGCTGGTTCAGGCCAATCACGGCATCCGCCCGTGGCTGACCGTACTGGGCGTGCCGGTCGGCGTGGATATGATGGCGGACCGCATTCCAGACCGCCCGGCGGAACTGGGCTCCATCGTCTGTATCCTGGCGACCGACCTGCCGATGACGCCGGGGCAGCTGGACCGGTTGGCACGGCGGGCGACCATCGGGATCGGCCGGGGCGGCACGCCCGGGGGCAACAATTCCGGCGATCTGTTCCTCGCCTTCAGCACCGCCAATGCCGGACCGATGCCGCAATTGTCGGGTGCCGCCTGGCGCCAATCCATCGCGCTCAGCGACGAATGCCTTGATCCGGTCTATATGGCCGCTGTGGAATCGGTGGAAGAAAGTGTCCTGAACGCGGTGTTCATGGCGCAGGATGTGCCTCTGGCCCGCCCCCGTGGCGGAATCTGCAAGGCGGTCGACCCGGAAGGGGTTCTCGATCTGCTGCGCCGCGCCGGAAGGCTTTAG
- a CDS encoding PLP-dependent aminotransferase family protein yields MEPIFEFPIELPPAGSRDLVRSLHQQLRDAILDGRLKPDLRLPPTRALAEGLGVSRNTAVAVYDMLLSEGYVEGRAGSGTYVADVRPRLERPKAPDRKPEDDTRLAPFWRGKPPPEYSPNARPPAFDFLSGYPDTTEFPFDIWNRLSGRAARALARQPADAGNPAGEPGLRDAIANHVSFARAVACSSDDIVVTAGARQAFDLLARVLVTPGQTEVALEDPGYAPTRNAFAAAGARIAPIPVDEDGLIVERIPPSVRVVCVTPSHQFPMGVTLSAKRRAALLDFAETFGASIIEDDYDSEYRLSGRPLDALQTLDRNGRVFYVGTFSKSMFPALRMGFVAVPDWAKPAVTGARHLTDWHAPSLTQQALTDFITEGHLARHVRKMRREYAARHETLTAALSHFHGGRLQVLEAHAGVHLSAVTDSGQEAEALSRRAAERSIRLDTLGTYSRRADAPTGLVFGYGLIRRERIEEAVAGLV; encoded by the coding sequence ATGGAACCAATTTTCGAATTTCCGATTGAACTGCCGCCGGCCGGATCACGCGATCTGGTCCGGTCACTGCATCAGCAACTGCGTGACGCCATCCTGGACGGACGGCTGAAGCCGGATCTGCGACTGCCGCCAACACGGGCCCTGGCGGAGGGGCTCGGCGTATCACGGAACACCGCCGTTGCCGTCTACGACATGTTATTGAGCGAAGGGTATGTGGAAGGCCGAGCCGGGTCCGGAACCTATGTCGCGGATGTCCGCCCGCGCCTGGAACGACCGAAGGCACCGGACCGGAAGCCGGAGGACGATACCCGTCTGGCGCCTTTCTGGCGCGGAAAGCCACCGCCCGAGTATTCGCCGAACGCCCGCCCTCCCGCCTTCGATTTTCTAAGCGGCTATCCCGACACGACGGAATTTCCCTTCGATATCTGGAACCGCCTGTCCGGACGGGCAGCCCGCGCCCTGGCGCGTCAACCGGCCGATGCCGGCAACCCGGCGGGCGAGCCCGGATTGCGCGACGCCATCGCCAATCACGTTTCCTTTGCCCGGGCCGTTGCCTGTTCCAGCGACGATATCGTCGTGACGGCCGGCGCACGCCAGGCCTTTGACCTGTTGGCGCGCGTTCTGGTAACGCCCGGACAGACCGAAGTCGCCTTGGAAGATCCAGGCTATGCGCCGACCCGCAACGCCTTCGCCGCGGCGGGTGCGCGGATCGCGCCGATCCCGGTCGACGAGGACGGCCTGATCGTTGAGCGCATTCCCCCCAGCGTCCGGGTCGTCTGTGTGACCCCGTCGCACCAGTTTCCGATGGGCGTGACGTTGAGCGCGAAGCGGCGCGCCGCCCTGTTGGATTTTGCCGAGACGTTCGGCGCGTCGATCATCGAAGACGATTACGACAGCGAGTACCGGTTGAGCGGCCGGCCGCTGGATGCCTTGCAGACATTGGACCGGAACGGCCGCGTCTTCTATGTCGGGACATTCTCGAAAAGCATGTTTCCGGCGCTGCGCATGGGCTTCGTCGCGGTGCCCGACTGGGCCAAACCGGCCGTGACCGGCGCGCGGCACCTCACCGACTGGCATGCCCCTTCGCTGACGCAGCAGGCATTGACCGATTTCATCACCGAAGGCCATTTGGCCCGGCATGTCCGCAAGATGCGCCGGGAATACGCCGCCCGCCACGAAACCCTGACGGCAGCCCTTTCGCATTTTCACGGCGGCCGATTGCAGGTCCTGGAGGCCCATGCGGGCGTCCATCTGTCCGCCGTTACCGACAGTGGACAGGAGGCCGAGGCTCTATCCCGCCGGGCGGCGGAACGGTCGATCAGACTCGATACGCTGGGCACCTATTCCCGGCGCGCCGACGCCCCAACGGGACTGGTCTTCGGCTATGGATTGATCCGGCGCGAGCGGATCGAGGAAGCCGTCGCCGGCCTGGTCTAA
- a CDS encoding glutathione S-transferase N-terminal domain-containing protein, whose product MIDLYYAPTPNGQKLKMFLEEVGLPHRIVPVRLSEGEQFTPEFLSISPNSKIPALVDHDPEDGGGPVSMFESGAMLLYLAEKTGRLLPRHPRDRNVMLQWLFWQCAGLGPMAGQVGYFNVYAGEQVPFALERYRREVARLYGVLDGWLAGRDFIAGDYSIADIACYPWIVPHAGHLQTLADFPELSRWFEAVAERPATIRAYDGVPDVYAPNRKSLSASENATLFGRHTA is encoded by the coding sequence ATGATCGACCTGTATTACGCCCCGACGCCGAACGGCCAGAAGCTGAAGATGTTTCTGGAGGAGGTCGGACTGCCGCACCGGATCGTCCCTGTTCGCCTCAGCGAGGGAGAGCAGTTCACACCGGAATTTCTTTCGATCTCCCCGAACAGCAAAATACCCGCGCTTGTCGATCACGATCCGGAGGATGGCGGCGGACCGGTATCGATGTTCGAATCCGGGGCAATGCTGCTGTATCTGGCGGAAAAAACCGGCAGGCTGCTGCCGCGTCATCCGCGCGACCGAAACGTCATGCTGCAATGGCTGTTCTGGCAATGCGCCGGTCTGGGGCCGATGGCCGGTCAGGTCGGATACTTCAACGTCTATGCCGGGGAGCAAGTGCCCTTCGCCCTGGAACGCTACCGCCGGGAAGTGGCGCGGCTCTATGGGGTGCTGGACGGTTGGCTTGCCGGTCGCGATTTCATCGCCGGCGATTACTCCATTGCCGATATCGCCTGCTATCCCTGGATCGTGCCGCATGCGGGGCATCTGCAGACACTCGCGGATTTCCCGGAGCTGTCGCGCTGGTTTGAGGCGGTGGCCGAACGCCCGGCGACGATCCGCGCCTATGACGGGGTGCCTGACGTCTATGCCCCGAACCGGAAATCCCTGTCCGCTTCCGAGAATGCCACTCTTTTCGGCCGCCATACGGCGTGA
- a CDS encoding LysE family transporter — protein MSTWMLLLSLAAIDILSIASPGPNILLVSQTAVGQGRARALLTGYGLLAASLVWACIALLGLTALFEIMPSLQTGMQIAGALFLIYIGIRLWRSPADPVAEDTVEVDPHASRRAILRGFATGILNPKSLTYFATIFVLFIPADAPMDLRLSALGIVVVDGLLVYGLAAFLFSRPAVKKGYLALRRPIDRICGTVMMVFAAKLAMF, from the coding sequence ATGTCGACCTGGATGCTGCTTCTATCGCTTGCCGCCATCGATATTCTGTCGATCGCCAGTCCCGGCCCCAACATTCTTCTGGTCAGTCAGACCGCCGTGGGGCAGGGGCGTGCACGCGCCCTGCTGACCGGTTATGGGCTGCTTGCCGCCAGCCTGGTCTGGGCCTGTATCGCGTTGCTGGGTCTGACGGCGCTGTTCGAAATCATGCCCTCGCTGCAGACCGGCATGCAGATCGCGGGTGCCTTGTTCCTGATCTATATCGGGATCCGCCTGTGGCGCAGCCCTGCGGACCCGGTGGCTGAAGACACCGTTGAGGTCGATCCGCATGCGTCGCGCAGGGCGATCCTGCGCGGTTTCGCGACCGGTATTCTGAACCCGAAATCGCTGACCTATTTCGCAACGATCTTCGTTCTGTTCATCCCGGCGGACGCGCCTATGGACCTGCGCCTTTCGGCGCTTGGGATCGTCGTGGTGGACGGGTTGCTGGTCTATGGTCTGGCGGCCTTCCTGTTTTCCCGGCCCGCAGTGAAAAAGGGGTATCTTGCCCTGCGCCGTCCGATCGACCGGATTTGCGGAACGGTCATGATGGTCTTTGCCGCCAAGCTGGCGATGTTCTGA
- a CDS encoding YciI family protein, whose amino-acid sequence MHGAWRSRNFFRTRKDLKMNYLCLCYYDHDAFMNLSPTDIQAIIEQCKPHDEALRGSGHLKFVGSLGMPEETRTLRSLDGGTVPDDKPYVETKEPIGAFFMIEAEDMDAAEKIAGLHPGAKLSHLFGGGIEIRPVGLFDLL is encoded by the coding sequence ATGCACGGCGCATGGCGCTCACGTAATTTCTTCCGCACCCGAAAGGATCTGAAAATGAACTACCTCTGCCTCTGCTACTATGACCACGACGCGTTCATGAACCTCTCGCCGACGGATATCCAGGCGATCATCGAACAGTGCAAGCCCCATGATGAGGCGCTGCGCGGCAGCGGACATCTGAAATTTGTCGGTTCTCTGGGCATGCCAGAGGAAACCCGCACCCTGCGCAGCTTGGATGGCGGGACGGTTCCCGATGACAAGCCTTATGTCGAGACCAAGGAGCCAATCGGCGCCTTCTTCATGATCGAAGCCGAAGATATGGACGCGGCCGAAAAAATCGCCGGCCTGCATCCCGGCGCGAAACTCAGCCATCTGTTCGGTGGGGGAATTGAAATCAGGCCCGTCGGCCTCTTCGATCTGCTTTGA
- a CDS encoding serine hydrolase domain-containing protein, translating to MSLPAEGDPEGFDGLTVALGELVQSGTAPGMVFGFLRGTERRIGALGSHGPGVEMPMARDTIFRIASMTKPVAGLLATTLALEGLFALNDPIDGLIPEMADRRVLRSPDAALDDTIPAARAITVEDLLTCRMGMGHVMQPGRFPLMEKLSDLSLTPGPYPPLEPTESWIAKLGTLPLLEQPGTVWRYDTGLSVLGIFLERATGQSLETLFRQRVFEPLGMTDTGFHVPAGKLHRLPQETREDGSVDDPAGPGSRFAKPPIFHSTAAGLVSTADDLLNFAGMMLNKGEWRGRRIVPARAVDLMSRDRITEDQRRKSPFVPGFWDRNGWGYGVGISYPKDETDPAGIGWAGGTGTNLYWDPATGSAGVILTQRLFGSPTPPVHFGAFWRHARRMALT from the coding sequence ATGTCTCTCCCGGCGGAAGGCGATCCCGAAGGTTTTGACGGTCTAACCGTGGCCCTGGGTGAACTGGTTCAATCCGGGACGGCTCCCGGGATGGTTTTCGGGTTTCTGCGCGGCACGGAGAGGCGCATCGGCGCGTTAGGCTCTCATGGGCCGGGTGTAGAAATGCCGATGGCCCGGGACACGATCTTTCGGATCGCCTCAATGACCAAGCCGGTTGCAGGACTGCTCGCGACAACCCTGGCTTTGGAAGGCCTGTTTGCGTTGAACGACCCAATCGACGGGCTGATCCCCGAAATGGCCGATCGGAGAGTTCTCAGGAGCCCGGATGCGGCTCTGGACGACACCATCCCCGCAGCGCGAGCGATCACGGTCGAAGATCTGCTGACCTGTCGCATGGGCATGGGCCACGTCATGCAGCCGGGCCGGTTTCCGTTGATGGAAAAACTATCCGACCTGTCCCTGACACCGGGCCCCTATCCGCCTTTGGAACCCACCGAAAGCTGGATCGCGAAGCTGGGGACACTGCCCCTCCTGGAACAACCGGGAACGGTCTGGCGCTATGACACGGGGCTCAGCGTGTTGGGCATCTTTCTGGAACGGGCGACCGGCCAAAGTCTGGAAACCCTGTTCCGGCAACGGGTGTTCGAACCGCTGGGCATGACCGATACCGGCTTTCATGTTCCTGCAGGAAAGTTGCACCGTCTGCCGCAAGAAACGCGTGAAGACGGATCGGTCGACGATCCGGCCGGTCCCGGTTCCCGTTTCGCCAAACCGCCGATATTTCATTCGACCGCGGCCGGGCTGGTTTCGACGGCCGACGACTTGCTTAACTTCGCCGGCATGATGCTGAACAAGGGCGAATGGCGGGGGCGCCGGATTGTCCCGGCCAGGGCCGTGGATCTTATGTCACGGGACAGGATCACCGAGGATCAGCGCCGCAAATCTCCCTTCGTGCCCGGTTTCTGGGACCGGAACGGTTGGGGCTACGGCGTCGGCATCTCCTATCCGAAGGACGAGACAGACCCGGCCGGAATCGGCTGGGCCGGCGGGACCGGAACCAACCTTTACTGGGACCCTGCGACCGGCTCGGCCGGCGTCATCCTGACCCAGCGCCTGTTCGGTTCGCCGACCCCGCCAGTGCATTTCGGCGCCTTCTGGCGGCATGCACGGCGCATGGCGCTCACGTAA
- a CDS encoding helix-turn-helix domain-containing protein — MTLDNKSGCPINLTMEVIGDRWSLIILRDMMFGNRRHFRELLKHSLEGIASNILAARLKRLMELGLITRADDPSHKQKAIYSLSEPAIQLVPVMAVIGGWGRRHLAVTEELSIRAQLLEEGGPDLWNAFMAELRAIHLGDPESIAPENSVLARLNAAYEDVVRRQKEQPR, encoded by the coding sequence ATGACGTTGGATAACAAGTCCGGTTGCCCGATCAATTTGACGATGGAGGTGATCGGGGACCGGTGGAGCCTGATCATTCTGCGCGACATGATGTTCGGAAATCGGCGTCATTTCCGCGAACTGCTGAAGCATTCGCTGGAGGGGATCGCGTCCAACATCCTGGCGGCCCGTCTGAAACGCCTGATGGAACTGGGGCTGATCACCCGAGCCGATGATCCCAGCCATAAGCAGAAGGCAATCTACAGCCTGTCGGAGCCGGCGATCCAACTTGTGCCGGTGATGGCGGTGATCGGCGGTTGGGGGCGCCGGCATCTGGCGGTCACCGAAGAATTGTCCATCCGGGCGCAGTTGCTGGAAGAGGGTGGGCCTGACCTCTGGAATGCGTTCATGGCGGAATTGCGGGCAATTCATCTGGGCGACCCGGAAAGCATCGCGCCTGAAAACTCAGTCCTGGCGCGCCTCAATGCGGCTTACGAGGATGTCGTCCGCCGGCAGAAGGAACAGCCGCGCTAA
- a CDS encoding alpha/beta fold hydrolase: MVRAFKGGDLSSRLSRIGSPEDSWRADLAWARHGLALLLGAVAALLLVLAEPGPLHAAPVETGYARVGDLDMYYEVHGDMEAKGEPVIVLHGAYMTTGMMRPLVDGLATGRKVFVVDFQGHGRTADIDRPITYQALADDIAAFMKTMGLKRADIVGYSMGGGVAYQLAIRHPDRVRRMTAAAASFRKDGLYPELLEIFETMTAQSFAGTPWEKAYKEVAPDPDGFEALVEKLVELDSTIEDWPEADMAAIAAPTLVLSGDADIVRPEHSVRIYRLLGGGPIAPHFMAASVDELAILPGTTHLGVMERMDLVVPMVNAFFSKSKPSQ, encoded by the coding sequence ATGGTGCGTGCATTTAAGGGGGGTGATCTTTCGTCGCGACTGTCCCGCATCGGTTCGCCCGAAGACTCATGGCGTGCCGATCTTGCATGGGCGCGGCATGGATTGGCCCTGCTGCTGGGGGCGGTCGCGGCCCTTCTTTTGGTTTTGGCCGAGCCGGGCCCGCTTCACGCCGCACCGGTCGAGACGGGCTATGCCCGGGTGGGTGACCTCGACATGTATTATGAAGTGCACGGTGACATGGAAGCGAAGGGTGAGCCGGTAATCGTCCTCCATGGCGCCTATATGACGACGGGCATGATGAGGCCCCTGGTCGATGGTCTGGCGACGGGCCGCAAAGTCTTCGTGGTGGATTTCCAGGGGCATGGCCGTACCGCCGACATTGACCGGCCGATCACCTATCAGGCGCTGGCGGATGATATCGCCGCCTTTATGAAGACCATGGGGCTGAAGCGTGCCGATATCGTCGGATATTCCATGGGCGGCGGCGTGGCCTATCAATTGGCGATTCGACACCCCGATCGGGTGCGGCGCATGACGGCGGCGGCGGCCAGTTTCCGCAAGGACGGTCTGTATCCGGAACTTCTGGAGATTTTTGAGACCATGACGGCGCAGAGTTTTGCGGGTACGCCATGGGAAAAGGCGTACAAGGAAGTGGCACCCGATCCCGATGGGTTTGAAGCCCTGGTGGAAAAGCTGGTCGAACTGGATTCGACCATCGAGGACTGGCCGGAGGCGGACATGGCGGCAATTGCGGCGCCGACCCTCGTCCTGTCCGGGGATGCGGACATCGTTCGCCCGGAACATTCCGTTCGGATCTATCGCCTCCTGGGAGGGGGGCCGATTGCACCACATTTCATGGCGGCCTCGGTTGACGAACTCGCGATCCTGCCCGGCACGACGCATCTGGGCGTCATGGAACGGATGGATCTGGTCGTGCCGATGGTGAACGCCTTCTTTTCCAAGTCCAAGCCGTCGCAGTAA
- a CDS encoding SRPBCC family protein — translation MSIDTTIDQDRDLVLTRVVNVSRDSLWRAWSDPDLLKTWFAPKPWSVPECEIDLRPGGIFRTVMQGPNGESFDSTGCILDAVEGTRIVFTDALQPGYRPSSESFFTAIITMETVEGGTRYTAVAKHATADACQKHREMGFQEGWGTCLEQLVAVAKSLG, via the coding sequence ATGAGCATCGATACAACCATAGATCAGGATCGTGATCTGGTCCTCACACGCGTTGTGAATGTTTCCCGCGACAGTTTGTGGCGCGCCTGGTCCGATCCGGATCTCCTGAAAACCTGGTTCGCCCCGAAGCCCTGGTCGGTTCCGGAATGCGAAATTGATCTGCGGCCCGGCGGCATCTTCCGCACGGTCATGCAGGGGCCGAACGGCGAAAGCTTCGACAGCACAGGCTGCATTCTGGATGCGGTGGAGGGCACGCGTATCGTGTTCACCGACGCGCTGCAGCCCGGCTACCGTCCCTCGTCAGAGAGTTTCTTTACCGCGATCATCACGATGGAAACGGTCGAGGGCGGTACCCGCTACACCGCAGTCGCAAAGCATGCGACCGCGGACGCCTGTCAGAAGCACCGCGAGATGGGATTCCAGGAAGGCTGGGGCACCTGCCTCGAACAATTGGTCGCCGTCGCAAAGTCGCTCGGCTGA
- a CDS encoding SgcJ/EcaC family oxidoreductase has protein sequence MTQASAEQIKADEAEVRSVVAAWSRAVEAKDADALVARYQADTVLFDAIPPFRSVGKDAIRQIWKNVLPHFPEQFRSEHRDLSVHVDGDLAVVYGLHHFVPEPEDHPVGMTWMRITVCLHRENGAWRVLHEHVSVPFDPMTGQASLTRDL, from the coding sequence ATGACACAGGCTTCCGCGGAACAGATCAAGGCCGATGAAGCGGAAGTTCGGTCCGTAGTTGCCGCATGGTCGCGTGCTGTCGAGGCTAAGGACGCCGATGCGCTGGTCGCGCGTTATCAGGCAGACACGGTCCTGTTCGACGCGATCCCACCCTTTCGTAGCGTCGGAAAAGACGCCATCCGGCAGATCTGGAAGAATGTTCTGCCCCATTTTCCGGAACAGTTCCGGTCGGAGCACCGGGATTTGAGCGTTCATGTCGACGGCGACCTGGCGGTGGTCTACGGGCTGCACCACTTCGTCCCGGAGCCGGAGGACCACCCGGTGGGCATGACCTGGATGCGGATCACCGTTTGCCTGCATCGTGAAAACGGCGCCTGGCGCGTACTGCACGAACATGTATCCGTTCCCTTTGACCCCATGACCGGTCAGGCGTCCCTGACCCGCGATCTGTAA
- a CDS encoding VOC family protein: protein MTNARQQAADLGVHAVSPHLICADAADAIDFYKQAFGAEELMRIPGPDGKLMHACITINGSSIMLVDENLDWGMRGPKSLGGSPVSVHLIVADADADFDRAVAAGATPIMPMEDAFWGDRFGLLEDPFGHRWSLATPQKVLTQDDILAAAQDAMPDIPGCADN, encoded by the coding sequence ATGACCAATGCCCGACAGCAGGCCGCCGATCTGGGCGTCCACGCCGTGTCCCCACACCTGATCTGCGCCGACGCCGCTGACGCGATAGATTTCTACAAGCAGGCCTTCGGCGCCGAAGAATTGATGCGGATTCCCGGGCCGGACGGGAAGCTGATGCATGCCTGTATCACCATCAACGGCTCGTCGATCATGCTGGTGGACGAAAATCTGGACTGGGGTATGCGCGGGCCGAAATCCCTGGGCGGAAGCCCGGTTTCCGTTCACCTGATCGTCGCAGACGCCGATGCCGACTTCGATCGCGCGGTGGCGGCCGGTGCGACACCGATCATGCCGATGGAAGACGCGTTTTGGGGTGATCGGTTCGGTCTGCTGGAAGATCCGTTTGGTCACCGATGGTCCCTGGCCACGCCCCAGAAGGTGCTGACGCAGGACGACATCCTGGCCGCCGCCCAGGACGCCATGCCGGACATTCCCGGATGCGCCGATAACTAG
- a CDS encoding DUF899 domain-containing protein — translation MMMHDVVSKEDWRAASKAFRAKEKALTRAQDALAAERRRLPWLLVDGDYRFEGPQGDCALADLFEGRRQLIVYHHMLKPGDTDPCAGCSMFADTAGRVDHINQRDTTVVLVSAAPFAEIRTFQERMAWTLPWYACAPEFNGDFDVSGGFGLNVFLRDGDCIYRTYFTTGRGVEMLGTTWAFLDLTPFGRQENWEESPPGTPQSDPYVWWRLRDEYPGS, via the coding sequence ATGATGATGCACGATGTCGTCTCGAAGGAGGACTGGCGGGCTGCCAGCAAGGCGTTTCGCGCCAAGGAAAAGGCCCTGACCCGGGCACAGGATGCCTTGGCGGCGGAGCGGCGCCGTTTACCGTGGTTGCTGGTGGATGGGGATTACCGCTTCGAGGGGCCTCAGGGCGACTGTGCACTGGCGGACCTGTTCGAGGGGCGCCGTCAGTTGATCGTCTACCATCACATGCTCAAACCTGGAGACACGGATCCCTGCGCCGGCTGCAGCATGTTTGCCGATACGGCGGGGCGCGTCGATCACATCAATCAGCGCGACACGACCGTTGTGCTGGTCTCCGCGGCACCGTTCGCCGAGATACGGACATTTCAGGAGAGGATGGCGTGGACGCTGCCCTGGTATGCGTGCGCCCCTGAATTCAACGGCGATTTCGATGTGTCCGGGGGCTTCGGTCTGAACGTCTTCCTGCGGGACGGCGATTGCATCTACCGAACCTATTTCACGACGGGGCGCGGCGTGGAAATGCTGGGAACAACCTGGGCCTTCCTCGACCTAACTCCGTTCGGGCGCCAGGAAAACTGGGAGGAGTCACCGCCCGGTACGCCGCAATCGGATCCTTATGTCTGGTGGCGGCTGCGCGACGAATACCCTGGCTCCTGA
- a CDS encoding VOC family protein has protein sequence MTDEAKIIPCLWFDANAEEAADFYISVFRDGKVVDVTRNSPDGPGKEGTVLAMTFEVAGQRFQAINGGPAFTFSEAISMSIPCKDQDEVDHYWHALLEGGGKEAQCGWLKDRFGLSWQIVPEALPRLLKTGDREQVGRVMQAMMKMVKLDVAALEAAYEGR, from the coding sequence ATGACTGACGAAGCGAAAATCATACCCTGCCTCTGGTTCGATGCGAATGCGGAGGAAGCCGCCGACTTCTACATTTCCGTCTTTCGCGACGGCAAGGTGGTCGACGTCACGCGCAATAGCCCTGACGGTCCCGGTAAGGAAGGTACCGTTCTGGCGATGACATTCGAAGTGGCCGGGCAACGGTTTCAGGCGATCAATGGAGGGCCAGCCTTCACCTTCAGCGAGGCGATTTCGATGTCGATTCCCTGCAAGGACCAGGATGAGGTTGACCATTACTGGCATGCCCTGCTGGAGGGCGGCGGCAAGGAGGCTCAGTGCGGCTGGTTGAAGGACCGGTTCGGGTTGAGTTGGCAGATCGTCCCAGAGGCACTGCCGCGTCTGCTGAAGACCGGTGACAGGGAACAGGTCGGTCGCGTCATGCAGGCGATGATGAAGATGGTAAAGCTCGACGTGGCGGCGCTGGAGGCCGCCTACGAAGGCAGGTGA